The following is a genomic window from Streptomyces lincolnensis.
GCCCGGCTGCTGGCCGCGTACGCCGCCGAGTCCGGCATCCCCGTCGAGCCCGTCGGCGCCCTGCTCGTGGCCTGGGACGAGGAGCAACACGCAGCCCTCCCCGGCCTGTTGGAGAAGGCCGAGCGCAACCACTACCGGGACGCCCGGCTGGTGGGCCCCGCCGAGCTGTACGCGCGCGAACCGGACCTCGGTCCTGGCGCTCTCGGAGCCCTGCACGTGCCCGGCGAGAGCATCATCTGCCCCTGGACGACGACCCTGGCGTACGCCACCCAGGCGGTGCGGGCCGGCGCCGACCTGCACCTCAACTGCCGGGTAGAGCGGGCGAGTCGGCAGGACGGGGCCCATGTGCTGCGCACCACCCGGGGCACCCTGCGTACCCGCCTGCTGGTCAACGCGGCCGGACTGCACGCCGACACCCTCGACCGCGCCCTCGGCCACGACGACTTCACCGTCACCCCCCGCCGAGGACAGCTCCTCGTCTTCGACAAGCTCGCCCGCTCCCTGGTCCGCCACATCCTGCTCCCCGTCCCCACGGCCCTCGGCAAGGGCGTCCTGGTCGCCCCGACCGTGTACGGCACCGTCCTGCTCGGCCCCACCGCCGAGGACCTGGACGACAAGCGGGACACCGGTTCCACCGCCGAAGGGCTCGCCCTGCTGCGGGAGAAGGGCGGCCGTGTCCTGCCCGCCCTGCTCGACGAGGAGGTCACCGCCGTCTACGCGGGCCTGCGCGCCGCCACCGAGCAGGACGACTACCGCATCACCGCCCACCCCGAGGAGGGGTACGTCACGGTGGGCGGCATCCGCTCCACCGGACTGACGGCCTCACTCGCCATCGCCTCGTACGTCACCGACCTGCTCCCCGGTCTCGGACCCACCCGGGAACTGGAACCGGTCCGCATGCCCAATCTCGGCGAGGCCTTTCCCCGCCCCTACCAACGGCCCGAACTCATCGCCGCCGACCCGGAGTACGGCACCCTCGTCTGCCACTGCGAGCGCGTCTCCCGCGGCGAGATCCGCGACGCCCTCGCCGCCACGATCCCCCCGGCCGGCCTCGACGGCCTGCGCCGCCGCACCCGGGCCCGGGCGGGCCGCTGCCAGGGGTTCTACTGCGGGGCGGCGGTGCGGGCGCTGTTCGAGGAGACCCGCCGGGCGAGCGCGGTGGGGGAGCCGTTCGAGGAGGCCCGGCCATGACGGACGTACGCGAGGTCGATGTCCTCGTCGTCGGCGCCGGGCCCGCCGGGCTCGCGGCCGCCGCCCGTCTCGCCGCCGCGGGCGTGGGCCGCGTCGAGGTGCTGGACCGGGAGAGGCAGGCCGGGGGAGTGCCACGGCACTGCGCGCACGGCGGCTTCGGCACCTGGTCGCGCCCGCTGACCGGTCCCGCGTACGCCCGCCGCCTCGTCGCCGCCGCCGAACGAGCCGGGGCCGTCGTCCGCACGGGCGTGACCGCCCTCGACTGGGCGGGACCCCTGGCCCTGCACACCGTCGGCCCGCACGGTCCCGAAACGATCGCCGCCCGGGCCGTCGTCCTGGCCACCGGCGCCCGCGAACGGCCACGCACCGCACGGCTGGTGCCCGGCACCCGGCCCGCCGGGGTGTACACCACGGGGGAACTCCAGCAGGCGGTGCACCTGTACGGACAGCGCGTCGGCGCGCGGGCGGTGGTCGTCGGCGCGGAGGACGTCTCCTATGCCGCCGCCGACACCGTACGGGCCGCCGGGGCCAGGGTCGTCGCGATGGTCACGGACCTGCCCCGGGCCCAGACCGCACCCGCCCGCGCCCTCGACTCCCGCCTGCGACACGGCGCTGTGCTGCTGACCGGCACCACCGTGGCCGACCTCCTGGGCCACGGGCGGCTGTCCGGTGTGCGCGTGCGGCACCGCGACGGCAGGACGGCCGTACTGCCGTGCGACACCGTCGTGTTCACCGGCGACTTCGTGCCCGACCACGAACTGGCCCGGCGCGGTGGGCTGACCCTCGACGCCGGAACCCGTGGTCCGGCCGTCGACGGCTCGCTGCACACCTCGCGGCCGGGCGTGTACGCCGTCGGCAGTGTCCTGCACGCCGTGGAGAGTGCGGCCACGGCGGCCCGGGAGGGCGCCCACGTGGCGCGTACCGTCCTGGACACGCTCGCCGGAGCCGAGCGGCCCGCCGGCGTGCCCCTGGTCGTCGACCCGCCCCTGCGCTGGATCGCCCCGAACCGTGTCACCCCGGCCGACGGCCTGCCGTACGTCCTGCGCACCACGGCCTTCCTGTCCCGTGCCGTCGCGGAGGTCACCCAGGACGGCCGGCCCCTGCACCGCGAACGGCTCGGGGCGGCGGTCCCCAACCGCACACTCGGGCTGACGGCACGCTGGACCTCCCGCGTCGACCCCGGGGGCGGGCCGGTGCGGGTGGGGC
Proteins encoded in this region:
- a CDS encoding FAD-dependent oxidoreductase, which gives rise to MTVTAHGPLPATPYDVTVVGAGVVGSAVARELARHPELRVALVEAQDDVGQGTSKANTAILHTGFDAVPGSLEARLVREGARLLAAYAAESGIPVEPVGALLVAWDEEQHAALPGLLEKAERNHYRDARLVGPAELYAREPDLGPGALGALHVPGESIICPWTTTLAYATQAVRAGADLHLNCRVERASRQDGAHVLRTTRGTLRTRLLVNAAGLHADTLDRALGHDDFTVTPRRGQLLVFDKLARSLVRHILLPVPTALGKGVLVAPTVYGTVLLGPTAEDLDDKRDTGSTAEGLALLREKGGRVLPALLDEEVTAVYAGLRAATEQDDYRITAHPEEGYVTVGGIRSTGLTASLAIASYVTDLLPGLGPTRELEPVRMPNLGEAFPRPYQRPELIAADPEYGTLVCHCERVSRGEIRDALAATIPPAGLDGLRRRTRARAGRCQGFYCGAAVRALFEETRRASAVGEPFEEARP
- a CDS encoding NAD(P)/FAD-dependent oxidoreductase; this encodes MTDVREVDVLVVGAGPAGLAAAARLAAAGVGRVEVLDRERQAGGVPRHCAHGGFGTWSRPLTGPAYARRLVAAAERAGAVVRTGVTALDWAGPLALHTVGPHGPETIAARAVVLATGARERPRTARLVPGTRPAGVYTTGELQQAVHLYGQRVGARAVVVGAEDVSYAAADTVRAAGARVVAMVTDLPRAQTAPARALDSRLRHGAVLLTGTTVADLLGHGRLSGVRVRHRDGRTAVLPCDTVVFTGDFVPDHELARRGGLTLDAGTRGPAVDGSLHTSRPGVYAVGSVLHAVESAATAAREGAHVARTVLDTLAGAERPAGVPLVVDPPLRWIAPNRVTPADGLPYVLRTTAFLSRAVAEVTQDGRPLHRERLGAAVPNRTLGLTARWTSRVDPGGGPVRVGLTGR